In the genome of Pseudomonas bubulae, one region contains:
- a CDS encoding CaiB/BaiF CoA-transferase family protein, with the protein MGALSHLRVLDLSRVLAGPWAGQILADLGAEVIKVERPGNGDDTRAWGPPFLKDAYGESTGEAAYYLSANRNKQSVTIDFTKPQGQQLVRELAAKSDILIENFKVGGLEAYGLDYASLKVLNPDLIYCSITGFGQTGPYAKRAGYDFMVQGLGGLMSLTGRPEGEEGAGPVKVGVALTDILTGLYSTVAILAALAHRQHDGGGQHIDMALLDVQVACLANQAMNYLTTGVAPQRLGNAHPNIVPYQDFPTADGDFILTVGNDSQFRKFAEVAGRPEWVDDPRFATNKLRVANRSELVPLIRQATVFKTTAQWVAQLEAVGVPCGPINDLAQVFADPQVQARGLAMQLPHALAGLVPQVASPIRLSKTPVEYRNAPPLLGEHTRQVLEQVLGLKAATVEALRRSGVV; encoded by the coding sequence ATGGGTGCTTTATCGCATTTGCGGGTGTTGGATTTGTCTCGTGTGCTGGCGGGGCCGTGGGCGGGGCAGATACTGGCTGACCTGGGGGCTGAGGTAATCAAGGTTGAGCGCCCGGGCAATGGTGATGACACCCGGGCCTGGGGGCCCCCCTTCCTTAAAGATGCTTATGGTGAGAGTACGGGGGAGGCTGCCTATTACTTGTCAGCCAACCGCAACAAGCAATCGGTAACTATTGACTTCACCAAGCCGCAAGGCCAGCAACTGGTTCGCGAGCTGGCAGCCAAATCCGACATCCTGATCGAGAACTTCAAGGTGGGTGGCCTGGAGGCGTATGGCTTGGACTACGCGTCGCTCAAGGTATTGAATCCGGACTTGATCTACTGCTCGATTACGGGGTTCGGTCAGACTGGCCCTTATGCCAAGCGGGCCGGCTATGACTTTATGGTTCAGGGGCTGGGTGGGTTGATGAGCCTGACCGGGCGGCCTGAGGGTGAGGAGGGTGCGGGGCCGGTGAAGGTGGGTGTTGCGCTGACAGATATTTTGACCGGGCTCTACTCGACGGTTGCGATCCTGGCAGCCCTTGCCCATCGTCAGCATGATGGTGGCGGGCAGCATATAGATATGGCGTTGCTGGACGTGCAGGTCGCTTGTTTGGCTAATCAGGCGATGAACTATTTGACTACAGGTGTGGCTCCGCAACGCCTGGGTAATGCCCATCCAAACATCGTGCCTTATCAGGATTTTCCGACGGCAGATGGTGACTTCATTCTTACTGTGGGAAATGACAGTCAATTCCGCAAGTTTGCTGAAGTAGCTGGCCGACCGGAGTGGGTCGATGATCCGCGTTTTGCTACCAACAAGTTGCGTGTGGCGAACCGGTCGGAGCTGGTACCGCTCATCAGGCAGGCAACGGTGTTTAAAACCACCGCTCAGTGGGTTGCACAGTTGGAGGCTGTCGGCGTGCCTTGTGGGCCCATCAATGACCTGGCGCAGGTGTTTGCTGATCCTCAGGTTCAGGCCAGAGGGTTGGCGATGCAGTTGCCCCATGCGCTGGCGGGGCTGGTACCCCAAGTGGCGAGCCCTATCCGGTTGTCCAAAACCCCGGTGGAGTATCGCAATGCTCCTCCTTTGCTGGGTGAGCATACCCGGCAGGTCCTGGAGCAGGTACTGGGGTTGAAGGCAGCAACGGTGGAGGCTTTAAGGCGGTCGGGTGTTGTGTAG